From Methanosarcina lacustris Z-7289, one genomic window encodes:
- a CDS encoding ATP-dependent nuclease produces the protein MYLSELKISNFRKFGEGENNSPGLYVKFNSGLNLLVGENDSGKTAIIDAIKMVLFTQSYEYYKLEDEDFHIPYNADEGERAKELRIECIFRGFQSSEAKNFLEWISIEKDSEGESHYYLRVFLIGRRENGRVYRDLKAGSDEQGTSLDGKARDLLRIVYLRPLRDAEFELSPRRNSRLSQILYSHSDFADKEKHPIIEVVKKANGEIESFFEEKKDTESEGSEEGTEPEKGEETESGQKGETESKENGTKIVTHINDYLRNFSSENNQLKSSISIADMNLKSILEQLSLNLSINKAGLGSDNLLFIASELLLLKREKYTGLKLTLIEEIEAHLHPQAQLRLIEYLQQESKTQESDEKVQLILTTHSPNLASKVNLENLIICKNGKVFNMGREYTNLEKGDYLFLERFLDVTKANLFFAEGVILVEGDAENLLIPTIAKIIGLPLSKHGVSIINVGSTAFLRYSRIFQRSKPEEFIDTYVAVITDCDARPDYFYTAENKNRKEEVKKQPELGYSQRVEKAIKDKESHYNGHPVKAFISNDWTLEYAIALSDLKKDFCRAVLQGKKIKNSNAITLTKEKKKEVDEEVESNFKNWNDEEWVNEKIAFEIYNNIQLKGGISKAIVAQCFSEILEEYSDQNELKEKLISDSNFKYIIDAINYTISGKVEKEASDD, from the coding sequence ATGTACCTTTCTGAGTTAAAAATATCGAATTTTCGTAAATTTGGTGAAGGGGAAAATAACAGTCCGGGTTTATATGTAAAGTTTAACTCTGGATTGAATTTATTAGTTGGAGAAAATGACTCCGGAAAAACTGCCATCATAGATGCTATAAAAATGGTTCTTTTCACTCAGAGTTACGAATATTATAAACTGGAAGATGAAGATTTCCACATACCTTACAATGCAGATGAGGGAGAAAGAGCAAAAGAATTAAGAATTGAATGTATATTCAGAGGATTTCAATCTTCAGAAGCTAAAAATTTTTTAGAATGGATTAGTATTGAAAAGGATTCCGAAGGCGAATCCCATTATTATTTAAGAGTATTTCTCATAGGTCGAAGAGAGAACGGAAGGGTGTATCGAGATTTAAAAGCGGGATCTGACGAACAAGGAACTTCTTTAGATGGGAAAGCTCGTGACTTATTGCGAATTGTTTATTTAAGGCCGTTAAGAGATGCTGAGTTTGAGTTAAGTCCGAGAAGAAACTCAAGGTTATCTCAAATTCTCTATTCTCATAGTGATTTTGCTGACAAAGAAAAACATCCAATAATAGAAGTTGTAAAAAAGGCCAATGGGGAAATTGAGTCTTTTTTTGAAGAGAAAAAGGACACTGAGTCAGAAGGGAGTGAGGAAGGAACTGAACCCGAAAAAGGTGAGGAAACCGAATCTGGACAAAAGGGCGAAACGGAATCCAAAGAAAATGGGACAAAAATAGTCACTCACATAAATGACTATTTAAGAAACTTTTCAAGTGAAAATAATCAACTTAAATCCAGCATTTCAATTGCAGATATGAACTTAAAATCAATATTAGAACAGTTGAGCTTGAATTTATCCATCAATAAAGCTGGATTAGGTTCTGATAATCTTTTATTTATTGCTTCTGAACTTTTGCTATTAAAAAGAGAAAAATATACCGGCTTGAAATTAACACTGATTGAAGAAATTGAAGCACATTTACATCCCCAAGCCCAATTGAGACTGATAGAGTATTTGCAGCAAGAAAGTAAAACCCAAGAATCTGATGAAAAAGTTCAATTAATACTTACAACTCATAGCCCAAACCTTGCTTCAAAAGTCAACTTGGAAAACCTGATCATCTGCAAAAATGGTAAGGTTTTCAATATGGGAAGAGAATACACCAATCTTGAAAAAGGCGATTACCTATTTTTAGAACGTTTCTTAGATGTCACAAAAGCAAACCTGTTTTTTGCTGAGGGGGTAATTCTTGTTGAGGGCGATGCAGAGAATCTATTGATTCCCACAATTGCTAAAATTATTGGATTACCTCTTTCAAAACATGGTGTTTCTATCATAAATGTGGGAAGTACTGCATTTTTGAGATATTCGAGGATATTTCAGAGATCAAAACCTGAAGAATTCATTGACACATATGTTGCTGTTATAACTGATTGTGATGCTAGACCTGATTACTTCTATACTGCAGAAAATAAAAATCGGAAAGAAGAAGTGAAAAAGCAACCTGAACTTGGTTATTCGCAAAGAGTTGAAAAGGCGATAAAAGATAAAGAATCACATTATAATGGGCATCCTGTAAAAGCGTTTATTTCTAATGATTGGACCTTAGAATATGCAATTGCATTAAGTGATCTCAAAAAAGATTTTTGTAGAGCAGTATTACAAGGCAAAAAAATTAAGAACAGTAATGCCATCACTTTAACGAAAGAAAAGAAGAAAGAAGTAGATGAGGAAGTAGAATCAAATTTTAAGAATTGGAATGATGAAGAATGGGTTAATGAAAAAATAGCTTTTGAGATTTATAATAATATCCAACTCAAAGGAGGTATTTCAAAAGCTATTGTTGCTCAGTGCTTTTCCGAAATATTAGAAGAATATTCTGATCAAAACGAACTTAAGGAAAAGCTAATAAGTGACTCTAATTTCAAATATATCATTGATGCTATAAATTATACCATTTCTGGAAAGGTAGAAAAGGAGGCATCCGATGATTGA
- the pglX gene encoding BREX-1 system adenine-specific DNA-methyltransferase PglX — MDKSKVIEFSNKVRDKLNAEVESQVARYGISSKEIQAVEEHGDSVVINGKVFNARIKHQRYQLVKQIEDKGYGQVMEEVTYTWFNRLVALKFMEMNGCLPDQIKVFTSTDPNKSEPDLLTNALKLDFLDLDRNSVLDFKAENKDEELYKYLILKLCNYLNKIMPFLFEEIENYTELLFPDKLLHTGSVLHDLNSIIPDEDWREVEIIGWIYQDYIAPKKDKVFADLKKNIKISKENIPAVTQLFTPHWIVRYLVENSLGRLWMLNRPESSLVDGMEYYIKPEQQETDFLKINSPEELKICDPACGSGHMLVYAFDLLYAIYEEEGYTPSEIPEMILIHNLFGIEIDKRAGELAGFALTMKARGKDRHFFKKQVQPNICMLENVAFEEGELEAYMDAVGKDLFTNAHRDTLLQFAEADNFGSLIHPAATDVSDLLRLLKSKKFSENIVLSTTHDEVLKALKQADYLNPKYHVVIANPPYMGSNGMNSKLRTFAQDNYPDSKSDLFSMFIERLMGIVFKGGFIGIMTPFTWMFLGSYEKLRSLILSENTLTSLVRPEYHAFFESAYVPICGFTLFTRPQSEYKGAFIDLNDFYGADLQPIKALEAIQNPNCGWFHNASANDFKKIPSSPIAYWASPALVNSFESTDKRVGSFVESEGKNVTTDNTRFTRCWWEVNFKGVGGVPKRWFPFATGGSYRKWYGNHINVVDWSNEALTHYKKASAGRLIRQEFWYLQGVTWSKITSSKASFRLLLKDQTYQEVAILVKPQNEKNLPSLMGLLNSMVSEVILKLIAPTLSYQLDDVCRIPWHSPGSNEASAIVQSLINESSIDWDSYETSWDFTNLPLLQSEYRQPTLHETYTKLRAHWKEMTLETQRLEGENNRIFIEAYGLQDELTSDVPLSEITLTCNPHYRYANNKTEEELEALLLTDTIKELISYAVGCMFGRYSPEKEGLILANQGEKLADFKEKVPGASFLPDEDNIIPILDDEYYTDDIVNRFKEFLKFTFGAETLSENLDFIAGALSKKGEAPEKVIRNYFRKDFYSDHLKMYKKRPIYWLFTSSEKGKVFNALVYMHRYDKTTLAKMRIDYLLDFESKLDAQRPLLEKEIIQNSKNHGKAETELAKLNKKIEELIKYDELLQHKADQMIEIDLDDGVKVNYEKFKGLVGKI, encoded by the coding sequence ATGGACAAATCAAAAGTTATCGAATTCTCAAACAAAGTTCGGGATAAGTTAAACGCAGAAGTAGAAAGCCAGGTAGCTCGCTACGGAATTTCCTCCAAAGAAATCCAGGCCGTAGAAGAGCACGGTGATTCTGTCGTAATCAACGGCAAAGTCTTCAACGCCCGCATTAAACACCAGCGCTATCAGCTGGTAAAACAGATTGAGGACAAAGGCTACGGACAGGTTATGGAAGAAGTGACCTACACCTGGTTCAACCGCCTTGTAGCCCTCAAGTTCATGGAGATGAACGGCTGCCTCCCGGACCAGATCAAAGTCTTCACTTCAACTGACCCGAATAAATCCGAACCCGACCTTCTCACAAACGCCCTGAAACTTGATTTCCTGGACCTTGACCGGAACTCAGTCCTCGATTTCAAAGCCGAAAACAAAGATGAAGAGCTCTACAAATACCTGATTCTCAAACTCTGCAATTACCTGAACAAAATAATGCCCTTCCTCTTTGAGGAAATCGAAAACTACACAGAACTTCTTTTCCCTGACAAGCTTCTCCATACAGGCTCTGTTCTGCATGACCTGAATTCAATTATCCCGGACGAGGACTGGCGTGAAGTAGAGATCATAGGCTGGATCTACCAGGACTACATTGCCCCAAAGAAGGACAAAGTCTTTGCCGACCTGAAGAAGAACATCAAGATCAGTAAGGAAAACATCCCTGCTGTTACCCAGCTTTTCACCCCTCACTGGATTGTCCGCTATCTTGTGGAAAACTCCCTGGGCCGCCTGTGGATGCTCAACCGTCCGGAATCCAGCCTTGTTGACGGGATGGAGTATTACATAAAGCCGGAACAGCAGGAAACCGATTTTCTGAAAATCAATTCTCCTGAAGAGCTCAAGATCTGCGACCCTGCCTGTGGTTCGGGACACATGCTTGTGTATGCTTTTGACCTGCTGTATGCGATTTACGAAGAGGAAGGCTATACTCCCTCCGAGATTCCGGAAATGATCCTGATCCACAATCTCTTCGGGATCGAGATCGATAAGCGTGCAGGGGAACTTGCAGGCTTTGCGCTGACCATGAAGGCAAGGGGCAAAGACCGCCACTTTTTCAAAAAGCAGGTCCAGCCCAACATTTGTATGCTGGAGAATGTCGCTTTTGAAGAAGGAGAACTTGAAGCTTACATGGATGCTGTCGGAAAAGACCTTTTCACCAACGCCCATAGAGACACTCTGCTACAGTTTGCCGAGGCTGACAATTTCGGTTCTCTTATCCACCCGGCTGCAACAGATGTATCTGATCTCTTGCGCCTGCTGAAATCGAAAAAGTTTTCCGAAAACATTGTCCTGTCCACAACTCATGATGAAGTCCTGAAAGCCTTGAAGCAGGCGGATTACCTCAACCCGAAATACCATGTAGTCATTGCCAATCCGCCGTATATGGGCAGCAATGGGATGAATTCAAAGCTAAGGACTTTTGCTCAGGACAATTATCCAGACAGCAAATCCGACCTTTTTTCCATGTTTATAGAGAGACTTATGGGTATCGTATTCAAAGGCGGTTTTATAGGAATTATGACGCCATTTACGTGGATGTTCCTTGGCTCATATGAAAAGCTTCGCTCTCTCATTTTAAGTGAAAACACTCTTACAAGTCTTGTCAGGCCGGAATATCATGCATTTTTCGAGTCTGCATACGTCCCAATATGTGGTTTTACTTTATTTACGAGACCGCAGTCTGAATATAAAGGTGCCTTTATTGATCTCAATGATTTTTATGGTGCAGATTTACAGCCCATAAAAGCACTCGAAGCCATTCAAAATCCTAATTGTGGATGGTTCCACAATGCCTCTGCCAACGACTTCAAGAAAATTCCTAGCTCACCAATTGCGTATTGGGCTAGTCCGGCTTTAGTTAACTCATTTGAGAGTACTGATAAGCGAGTTGGTTCTTTCGTGGAGTCAGAGGGTAAAAATGTCACTACTGACAATACTCGGTTCACTAGGTGCTGGTGGGAAGTGAATTTTAAGGGTGTAGGTGGAGTACCTAAAAGATGGTTTCCGTTTGCTACAGGCGGCTCATACCGCAAATGGTATGGAAACCATATTAATGTTGTTGATTGGTCAAATGAAGCACTCACCCACTATAAAAAAGCTTCAGCTGGTCGTTTAATTCGTCAAGAATTCTGGTATCTTCAAGGTGTTACATGGAGCAAAATCACATCAAGTAAAGCTAGTTTTAGGCTTCTCTTAAAAGATCAAACATATCAAGAGGTGGCTATTCTAGTAAAACCACAAAATGAAAAGAACCTTCCTTCTCTTATGGGTTTACTAAATTCTATGGTTTCCGAAGTTATCCTTAAGTTAATTGCACCAACCCTTAGCTATCAACTCGATGATGTTTGCCGAATACCTTGGCATTCGCCTGGATCTAATGAAGCTAGTGCAATTGTCCAGTCCTTAATAAATGAATCCTCTATTGACTGGGATTCATATGAGACATCTTGGGATTTCACAAATCTTCCACTATTACAATCAGAATACCGCCAACCAACCCTCCACGAAACCTACACCAAACTCCGCGCCCACTGGAAAGAAATGACTCTTGAAACGCAGCGGCTGGAAGGAGAAAATAACCGTATTTTCATAGAAGCCTACGGTTTGCAGGACGAACTGACGTCGGATGTTCCGCTTTCAGAAATTACGCTGACCTGCAATCCCCATTATCGCTACGCTAACAACAAAACCGAAGAAGAACTGGAAGCTCTGCTGCTGACGGATACCATTAAAGAGCTAATCTCTTACGCTGTCGGTTGCATGTTTGGAAGATATTCACCGGAAAAAGAAGGGCTGATCCTTGCAAATCAGGGGGAAAAGCTGGCTGATTTTAAAGAAAAAGTACCTGGAGCTTCTTTCCTGCCGGATGAAGACAATATCATTCCGATCCTCGATGACGAATATTACACAGATGATATCGTAAACCGGTTCAAAGAATTCTTGAAATTTACATTTGGGGCGGAGACACTTTCCGAAAATCTGGACTTTATTGCAGGGGCGCTTTCGAAGAAAGGAGAGGCTCCTGAAAAGGTTATCCGGAATTATTTCCGGAAGGATTTCTACAGTGATCACCTGAAAATGTATAAGAAAAGACCTATTTACTGGCTCTTTACTTCTTCAGAAAAAGGAAAAGTGTTCAATGCGCTCGTTTACATGCACAGGTACGATAAAACTACTCTGGCGAAGATGAGAATCGATTATTTGCTGGATTTTGAGTCGAAGCTGGATGCTCAAAGGCCACTTCTTGAAAAAGAAATTATTCAAAATTCCAAGAATCACGGGAAAGCAGAAACTGAGCTTGCAAAACTCAATAAGAAAATTGAAGAGCTCATAAAATACGATGAACTGCTTCAGCATAAAGCGGATCAGATGATTGAGATTGATCTGGATGATGGGGTCAAAGTGAATTATGAGAAGTTTAAGGGGTTGGTGGGAAAGATTTGA
- a CDS encoding tetratricopeptide repeat protein: protein MSKQFIDTLNRVIENALLQINTGKAKEALKNLEKAEKLSIKVKRPDYLCTTFMLRGRALLAEQRDEEALEEFQRMMELAVHLFLDAPKESVHQYYVYNSFGFTVKTLSRIDSVSKAEEYFYRNIKYIDKILATFEETIARVPDNPEYIENYLKFLENVRTYYLRAHKLEDKPRLVERIVQNYGKLFELVPGNQELFDNLQTQTEQFKNYCILYRNFEDATRVFGQIEEIYKKILKKEPGNMTVSDHLLSLYEISGDLYAKLDYIEKTEETYLQALDFLNEKLRTQPGNIFYLRKQGEIYQTLSRTFYENEESEKAAQYAEKALEIFKELPGKNPDDLLSQYDISDYFNELGELFGEIGDIEHAKECHLQEIKIYRNIHEKDPEDEVSVANIAATLDQIGHLYAGKGETETAKQYYEQSLEAYEKLFASHPEDIDHKVGISNTLDYIGRMYADLEPETTLKYYEKALEIIEKVVQMFPDSDIYRADLICTLEDIEAFAVRQEQYESAILHRERITEISLRLASDDPYESDYKKDLARSYKELGLLFEKAEKPELAKQQYSKSADVFRQILQDENEEALIKDLLAMELQRQATIFIHDNNQGLAKEYLTLVRDYYEDLYEKDPEKPENWKAICEIRTLSGILHELLGNYDVAIPIYESVSSILNNHLESDPDNLEYQSMMSVLQTQLGNVYHLTGEYNKSKEAFEKSMSINAKMLAEEPDNFLYMGGAVMTFIEYSKLLTSLGRKEDAEEYAAKANEIKEIVAKICGPDDFVKKDEEPEK, encoded by the coding sequence ATGTCCAAGCAGTTTATAGATACATTAAATCGAGTTATTGAGAATGCTTTGCTGCAAATTAATACGGGGAAGGCTAAAGAGGCGCTTAAAAACCTTGAAAAAGCCGAAAAGCTTTCAATAAAGGTAAAAAGGCCGGACTACCTCTGCACGACCTTTATGTTGAGGGGAAGAGCTTTGCTTGCCGAGCAAAGGGACGAAGAGGCCCTGGAAGAGTTCCAGAGGATGATGGAGCTTGCCGTGCATCTCTTCCTGGACGCCCCGAAAGAATCTGTGCATCAGTACTATGTCTATAATTCATTTGGTTTTACTGTAAAAACTCTTTCCAGGATTGACAGTGTTTCAAAAGCAGAGGAGTACTTTTACAGGAATATAAAATATATCGATAAAATTCTTGCCACTTTTGAAGAGACCATTGCCAGAGTCCCGGACAACCCGGAGTACATAGAGAATTACTTGAAATTTTTGGAAAATGTAAGGACCTATTACCTGAGAGCCCACAAGCTTGAAGATAAACCCAGACTTGTCGAAAGAATCGTGCAAAATTATGGGAAATTATTTGAACTGGTTCCTGGAAATCAGGAATTATTTGATAACCTGCAGACACAGACTGAACAATTTAAAAATTATTGTATTTTATACAGGAATTTTGAGGACGCAACCAGGGTCTTTGGGCAGATAGAAGAAATCTATAAAAAAATCCTCAAAAAAGAACCCGGCAACATGACCGTCTCGGATCATCTTCTTTCCTTATACGAAATCTCCGGGGACCTGTACGCAAAACTGGACTACATCGAGAAAACTGAAGAAACCTATCTCCAGGCCCTCGACTTCCTGAATGAAAAACTCCGGACACAGCCAGGAAATATTTTTTACCTCCGGAAGCAGGGCGAAATTTACCAGACGCTCTCCAGGACCTTTTATGAAAACGAAGAATCTGAAAAAGCGGCTCAATACGCTGAAAAAGCCCTCGAAATTTTCAAAGAATTGCCAGGGAAAAATCCGGATGATCTGCTCTCTCAGTATGATATTTCTGACTACTTCAACGAGCTTGGGGAACTGTTCGGAGAGATCGGGGACATAGAACATGCAAAAGAATGCCATCTGCAGGAAATAAAAATCTACAGGAACATACACGAAAAAGACCCTGAAGACGAGGTAAGTGTAGCAAATATAGCCGCCACCCTCGACCAGATCGGACACCTCTACGCAGGAAAAGGGGAAACGGAAACTGCAAAACAGTACTATGAACAGAGCCTTGAAGCCTATGAAAAACTGTTTGCATCCCATCCCGAAGATATTGACCACAAAGTAGGTATCTCAAATACCCTGGATTACATCGGGAGAATGTATGCGGATCTTGAACCCGAAACCACTCTAAAATACTATGAAAAAGCTCTCGAGATCATCGAAAAAGTGGTGCAAATGTTCCCTGACAGTGATATTTACAGGGCAGACCTCATCTGTACCCTGGAGGACATTGAAGCCTTCGCTGTCAGGCAAGAACAATATGAAAGCGCAATCCTGCACCGTGAGCGCATTACAGAAATAAGCCTCCGGCTTGCCAGCGACGATCCCTACGAATCGGATTACAAAAAAGACCTGGCCCGTTCATACAAAGAACTGGGATTGCTTTTTGAAAAAGCAGAAAAACCGGAATTAGCAAAACAGCAGTATTCAAAATCAGCCGATGTCTTCAGGCAGATCCTGCAAGATGAAAACGAAGAAGCTCTCATTAAAGATCTGCTGGCTATGGAACTCCAGAGACAGGCAACTATTTTCATCCATGATAATAATCAAGGTCTAGCAAAAGAATATCTGACCCTTGTCCGCGATTACTATGAGGACTTATACGAAAAAGATCCTGAAAAACCGGAAAACTGGAAAGCCATCTGTGAAATTCGGACCCTTAGCGGGATTTTACATGAACTCCTGGGAAATTACGATGTAGCCATCCCAATCTACGAATCAGTCTCCTCAATCCTGAATAACCATCTTGAGTCTGATCCCGATAACCTTGAGTACCAGTCAATGATGAGTGTTTTACAGACCCAACTGGGCAATGTGTATCATCTGACGGGTGAGTACAATAAATCAAAAGAAGCCTTTGAAAAAAGTATGTCCATAAACGCAAAAATGCTTGCTGAAGAGCCTGATAATTTCTTATACATGGGTGGGGCGGTAATGACGTTTATAGAATACTCAAAGTTACTCACGAGCCTGGGCAGAAAAGAAGATGCAGAAGAGTACGCTGCAAAAGCTAACGAAATAAAGGAAATCGTTGCGAAAATATGCGGACCGGATGATTTTGTAAAAAAAGACGAGGAGCCCGAAAAATAA